Proteins from a genomic interval of Salvelinus sp. IW2-2015 unplaced genomic scaffold, ASM291031v2 Un_scaffold4181, whole genome shotgun sequence:
- the LOC112076991 gene encoding protein BTG1: protein MKTEVSTAANFISRLLKTTGLLSEEQLQHFSHSLEKSLGEHYKHHWFPNAPCRGSAYRCIRINENHKMDPVIGEAAGTIGLTREQLFTLLPSELTMWVDPYEVSYRIGEDGSICVLYESEPSSSSSSSSTQPETASNQSQGDSNNRASSGNCKGELRVGMGRSKKPKSFTMIRISSS, encoded by the exons ATGAAAACTGAGGTATCCACAGCAGCGAATTTCATCTCCAGATTACTGAAAACAACTGGACTGCTATCCGAGGAGCAACTTCAGCATTTCAGCCATTCCCTCGAAAAATCTCTGGGAG AGCACTACAAGCACCACTGGTTCCCTAACGCTCCCTGCCGAGGCTCAGCTTACAGATGCATCAGAATCAACGAGAACCACAAGATGGACCCGGTCATCGGTGAAGCCGCCGGCACCATTGGACTGACCAGAGAACAGCTCTTCACCCTTCTGCCCAGTGAGCTTACCATGTGGGTGGACCCATACGAGGTGTCATACCGGATAGGAGAGGACGGCTCCATCTGCGTTCTCTATGAATCtgagccatcatcatcatcatcatcatcatcaacacagcCTGAAACAGCCTCTAACCAGAGCCAAGGGGACAGCAACAACAGAGCCAGTTCAGGCAACTGCAAAGGTGAACTGAGAGTGGGGATGGGAAGGTCCAAAAAACCCAAGTCCTTCACCATGATAAGGATTTCCAGCAGCTAA
- the atrip gene encoding ATR-interacting protein isoform X2, with amino-acid sequence MAYPPRKRLKVLRPAAPCNDPFGGDDDFTQDDLEEIDIIASQAVNGDLAGPGPSSIGPRPGESRKPYSGSRQQPSGLARSNSMRDREIPEFPCKDTFGNRHQSKTDGEHLKQLEAQQADLQKKLKEVEEEILMKNGEIRVLRDSLRVAQQEKEAQRQAQLLLEKEKRDAQSEKENELSKKVQSLLSELHSKRLR; translated from the exons ATGGCGTACCCACCCCGCAAGCGCCTCAAGGTGCTGAGRCCTGCGGCTCCATGTAACGACCCCTTCGGAGGTGACGATGACTTCACCCAGGATGATCTGGAAGAGATTGATATTATAGCATCTCAGGCCGTCAACGGGGATCTAGCAGGACCAGGGCCAAGCTCCATTGGTCCTCGACCAGGGGAGTCGAGGAAGCCGTATTCGGGAAGCAGACAACAACCCTCTGGTCTGGCTAGGAGTAACtccatgagagacagagagatcccTGAGTTTCCATGTAAAGACACTTTCG GGAACAGACATCAGTCGAAGACTGACGGGGAGCATTTAAAGCAACTGGAAGCCCAACAAGCAGACCTCCAGAAAAAG CtaaaggaggtagaggaggagatccTGATGAAGAACGGAGAGATCAGAGTGCTGCGTGACTCCCTCAGGGTCGCCCAGCAGGAGAAGGAGGCGCAAAGACAGGCTCAGCTCctcctggagaaggagaagagagacgcTCAGAGCGAGAAGGAGAAYGAGCTCTCCAAGAAG GTGCAGTCCCTGCTGTCTGAGCTGCACTCAAAGAGGCTGAGATGA
- the atrip gene encoding ATR-interacting protein isoform X1 produces MAYPPRKRLKVLRPAAPCNDPFGGDDDFTQDDLEEIDIIASQAVNGDLAGPGPSSIGPRPGESRKPYSGSRQQPSGLARSNSMRDREIPEFPCKDTFGNRHQSKTDGEHLKQLEAQQADLQKKLKEVEEEILMKNGEIRVLRDSLRVAQQEKEAQRQAQLLLEKEKRDAQSEKENELSKKVDSLLSELHFKEAEMNEMKTKLQNTEKEGKQWLHLSPETVPVCLVLLPCCRVWVVPAAALTV; encoded by the exons ATGGCGTACCCACCCCGCAAGCGCCTCAAGGTGCTGAGRCCTGCGGCTCCATGTAACGACCCCTTCGGAGGTGACGATGACTTCACCCAGGATGATCTGGAAGAGATTGATATTATAGCATCTCAGGCCGTCAACGGGGATCTAGCAGGACCAGGGCCAAGCTCCATTGGTCCTCGACCAGGGGAGTCGAGGAAGCCGTATTCGGGAAGCAGACAACAACCCTCTGGTCTGGCTAGGAGTAACtccatgagagacagagagatcccTGAGTTTCCATGTAAAGACACTTTCG GGAACAGACATCAGTCGAAGACTGACGGGGAGCATTTAAAGCAACTGGAAGCCCAACAAGCAGACCTCCAGAAAAAG CtaaaggaggtagaggaggagatccTGATGAAGAACGGAGAGATCAGAGTGCTGCGTGACTCCCTCAGGGTCGCCCAGCAGGAGAAGGAGGCGCAAAGACAGGCTCAGCTCctcctggagaaggagaagagagacgcTCAGAGCGAGAAGGAGAAYGAGCTCTCCAAGAAGGTAGAC TCCCTGCTGTCTGAGCTGCACTTCAAAGAGGCTGAGATGAATGAGATGAAGACTAAACTACAGAacacagagaaagaaggaaagcaGTGGCTTCACCTGTCACCAGAAACAG